In Microbulbifer salipaludis, a genomic segment contains:
- the mpaA gene encoding murein tripeptide amidase MpaA, with protein sequence MSQHRDPTPALRPRTDRGLFHGQRLQYGQSVLGAPLFYFPADVCDEHTGIVMAGTHGDEVAAVVTLSCALRTLQAGQRRHHVILAVNPDGCQLGTRCNARGVDLNRNFATINWKGGGTVYRWNSAADERDVYLSSGDRAASEPETQALCRLVTELEPAWMVSIHEPLACVEDPLQSPLGHWLAERMELPLVTDLGYQTPGSFGTWAAEHQYPCITLEYPPISADVASEEYLAVTTDLLRYIP encoded by the coding sequence ATGAGCCAGCACAGAGACCCTACTCCGGCACTGCGCCCGCGCACTGACCGGGGGCTGTTCCACGGCCAGCGCCTGCAGTACGGGCAATCGGTTCTCGGGGCGCCCCTATTTTACTTTCCGGCCGATGTCTGCGACGAGCATACGGGCATCGTGATGGCCGGCACCCACGGTGATGAAGTGGCTGCCGTGGTCACCCTGTCCTGCGCGCTGCGTACACTCCAGGCCGGGCAGCGCCGTCATCATGTGATCCTCGCGGTCAACCCGGACGGCTGCCAGTTAGGCACCCGTTGCAACGCACGCGGGGTGGACCTGAACCGCAATTTCGCCACCATCAACTGGAAAGGGGGCGGCACCGTCTACCGCTGGAACAGCGCCGCCGATGAGCGCGATGTATACCTGTCCAGTGGCGACCGCGCCGCCTCGGAGCCGGAAACCCAGGCACTGTGCCGGCTGGTCACCGAGCTGGAGCCGGCCTGGATGGTCTCCATCCACGAACCCCTGGCCTGCGTGGAAGACCCGTTGCAAAGCCCGCTGGGCCACTGGCTGGCCGAGCGCATGGAGCTGCCACTGGTGACCGATCTGGGTTACCAGACGCCAGGATCCTTCGGCACCTGGGCGGCGGAACATCAGTACCCCTGCATCACCCTGGAGTACCCGCCGATTTCTGCGGATGTGGCCAGCGAAGAGTACCTGGCCGTCACCACCGACTTACTGCGCTACATCCCCTGA
- a CDS encoding DegQ family serine endoprotease, whose amino-acid sequence MVARYSQFLLALCYLVSLSLVSTAAHARGLPELTDLIKQNSPAVVKINTVERSRVSRNSVPPRYQQDIPDIFRHLLEPRERQQRPVASMGSGFIISKDGYVVTNNHVVDGADEVLVTLTDRREYEAKVVGTDPRSDLALLKVDADDLPSVRWGDSERMEVGEWVVAIGSPFGLDYSASAGIVSAMGRSIPNESRENYVPFIQTDVAINPGNSGGPLFNLDGEVVGINSQIYTRSGGSIGLSFAIPASLAQDVVAQLMEKGRVDRGWLGVGIQDVDRKLATAMGLGKPSGALVGQLEAGSPADKAGIKVGDIITRFNGQKINMSGDLPHVVGQTRPGTEVPVLLMREGNQEKLKVRVGALPGDDGGQQASVAPQSSDVGGRLGLVVDEIPDGLKQRLGVESGVIVKQVVPGKAGANAGLRSGDIIAQLGFDQVESLADYQKIAKKLPKGELLPIRFFRGGQPTFRTIQIEED is encoded by the coding sequence ATGGTTGCACGCTACTCGCAGTTTTTGCTTGCACTTTGCTATCTGGTTTCTCTTTCGCTGGTTTCCACCGCGGCACATGCGCGCGGTCTGCCAGAACTGACCGACCTCATCAAACAGAACTCTCCCGCGGTGGTGAAAATCAACACCGTGGAGCGCAGCCGTGTATCGCGCAATTCGGTGCCGCCGCGCTATCAGCAGGATATTCCGGACATTTTCCGCCACCTGCTGGAACCCCGTGAGCGGCAGCAGCGGCCCGTAGCCAGCATGGGTTCCGGCTTTATCATTTCCAAGGATGGCTACGTAGTCACCAATAACCATGTGGTGGACGGCGCAGACGAGGTGCTGGTGACGCTGACAGATCGCCGCGAGTACGAGGCCAAGGTGGTGGGTACCGACCCGCGCTCGGACCTCGCGCTGCTGAAGGTGGATGCGGATGATTTGCCCTCTGTGCGCTGGGGCGACTCGGAGCGCATGGAAGTGGGCGAATGGGTGGTGGCCATTGGCTCACCCTTTGGCTTGGATTACTCGGCCAGCGCCGGCATCGTCAGCGCCATGGGGCGCAGCATCCCCAATGAAAGCCGTGAAAACTATGTGCCCTTCATTCAGACCGACGTGGCCATCAACCCGGGTAACTCCGGTGGCCCGCTGTTTAACCTGGACGGTGAAGTCGTCGGCATCAATTCGCAGATCTATACCCGCAGTGGCGGCTCTATCGGCCTGTCCTTTGCCATCCCCGCGAGCCTGGCGCAGGACGTTGTGGCGCAATTGATGGAGAAGGGGCGTGTGGATCGTGGCTGGCTGGGTGTGGGTATCCAGGATGTGGATCGCAAACTGGCCACCGCCATGGGCCTCGGCAAGCCCTCCGGCGCACTAGTGGGCCAGCTGGAGGCCGGTTCTCCCGCCGACAAAGCCGGGATCAAAGTCGGGGACATCATCACCCGCTTTAACGGCCAGAAAATCAATATGTCCGGAGACCTGCCCCATGTAGTGGGCCAGACCCGCCCGGGCACCGAAGTGCCGGTATTGCTGATGCGGGAAGGCAACCAGGAAAAGCTCAAAGTGCGCGTGGGTGCGCTGCCCGGTGACGACGGCGGCCAGCAGGCGTCTGTCGCACCGCAGAGCTCGGATGTTGGTGGTCGTCTCGGCCTGGTAGTGGATGAGATTCCCGATGGCCTGAAGCAGCGTCTCGGCGTGGAGAGTGGCGTTATCGTGAAGCAAGTGGTGCCGGGCAAGGCCGGTGCCAATGCCGGCCTGCGCAGCGGAGACATCATTGCCCAGCTCGGATTCGATCAGGTGGAATCCCTCGCGGATTACCAGAAGATCGCCAAGAAATTGCCGAAGGGCGAGCTGTTGCCAATCCGCTTCTTCCGCGGTGGCCAGCCCACCTTCCGCACCATCCAGATCGAAGAGGATTAA
- the lepA gene encoding translation elongation factor 4, with product MATDLSHIRNFSIIAHIDHGKSTLADRFIQVCGGLTEREMAAQVLDSMDIERERGITIKAQSVTLDYTARDGKTYQLNFIDTPGHVDFSYEVSRSLAACEGALLVVDAAQGVEAQSVANCYTAIEQGLEVIPVLNKMDLPQAEPEKVAEEIEDIIGIDATEATRCSAKSGIGVEDVLEDLVRLVPPPVGDVEAPLQALIIDSWFDSYLGVVSLVRVMQGTLSTKDKIVTKSLGRPHVVDSVGVFTPKRKETGVLRAGEVGFVVAGIKDIHGAPVGDTLTHAKGAEEVEMLPGFQKVKPQVYAGLFPVSSDDYEAFRDALDKLSLNDASLFYEPETSDALGFGFRCGFLGMLHMEIIQERLEREYDLDLITTAPTVVYEVQLTNGELVNMDNPSRMPDLGMIEEMREPIVEANILVPQDYLGNVITLCVEKRGIQKDMQYVGGQVSLRYELPMSEVVMDFFDRLKSVSRGFASLDYNFVRFDPAKLVRLDILINGERVDALAVILHRDNAQQRGRALAEKMKELIPRQMFDVAIQAAIGGQVIARTTVKALRKNVTAKCYGGDVTRKKKLLEKQKAGKRRMKQLGRVEVPQDAFLAVLKVDN from the coding sequence GTGGCCACTGATCTCTCCCATATCCGCAACTTTTCCATCATCGCTCACATCGACCACGGGAAATCCACCCTCGCCGACCGTTTTATCCAGGTCTGCGGCGGCCTGACCGAGCGTGAGATGGCCGCACAGGTCCTCGACAGCATGGACATCGAGCGGGAGCGGGGCATTACCATCAAGGCCCAGAGTGTGACCCTGGATTACACCGCTCGCGACGGTAAAACCTACCAGCTGAACTTCATCGATACCCCCGGACACGTGGACTTCTCCTACGAAGTTTCCCGCTCGCTGGCGGCCTGTGAAGGCGCCTTGCTGGTGGTGGACGCCGCACAGGGCGTCGAAGCCCAGTCCGTGGCCAACTGTTACACCGCCATTGAACAGGGCCTGGAAGTGATTCCGGTACTGAACAAAATGGATCTTCCCCAAGCCGAACCGGAAAAGGTGGCCGAGGAAATCGAAGACATCATTGGTATCGATGCGACCGAGGCGACCCGTTGCAGTGCCAAATCGGGCATTGGCGTGGAGGACGTACTCGAAGATCTGGTGCGTCTGGTGCCGCCCCCGGTGGGTGATGTGGAGGCGCCGCTGCAGGCCCTGATTATCGATTCCTGGTTCGACAGCTATCTCGGCGTGGTGTCGCTGGTGCGGGTCATGCAGGGCACCCTCAGTACCAAAGACAAGATTGTGACCAAGTCCCTTGGCCGTCCCCATGTGGTGGACAGCGTGGGCGTATTTACCCCCAAACGCAAAGAGACTGGCGTACTGCGAGCCGGCGAAGTGGGCTTCGTGGTTGCCGGCATCAAGGACATCCACGGTGCCCCCGTGGGTGACACCCTGACCCATGCCAAGGGCGCGGAAGAGGTGGAGATGCTGCCGGGCTTCCAGAAGGTGAAGCCGCAGGTCTACGCCGGTCTGTTCCCGGTGAGCTCTGACGATTACGAAGCCTTCCGCGATGCGCTGGACAAGCTCTCGCTCAACGATGCTTCCCTGTTCTACGAGCCGGAAACATCCGACGCCCTGGGCTTCGGTTTCCGCTGTGGCTTCCTTGGCATGTTGCACATGGAGATCATCCAGGAGCGCCTGGAGCGCGAGTACGACCTGGATCTGATTACCACCGCCCCCACGGTGGTCTACGAAGTGCAGCTGACCAACGGCGAACTGGTCAACATGGACAACCCCTCGCGCATGCCCGACCTGGGAATGATCGAGGAAATGCGTGAGCCGATCGTGGAAGCGAATATCCTGGTTCCACAGGATTACCTGGGCAATGTGATTACCCTGTGTGTCGAGAAACGCGGTATCCAGAAAGACATGCAGTACGTGGGTGGTCAGGTGTCACTGCGCTACGAGCTGCCCATGAGCGAAGTGGTGATGGACTTCTTCGATCGCCTGAAATCGGTCAGCCGCGGGTTTGCATCGCTGGATTACAACTTTGTGCGCTTTGACCCGGCAAAACTGGTACGCCTTGATATTCTGATCAACGGTGAGCGGGTGGACGCCCTGGCCGTGATCCTGCACCGCGACAATGCGCAGCAGCGCGGCCGTGCCCTGGCAGAGAAGATGAAAGAGCTGATTCCACGGCAGATGTTCGATGTGGCGATCCAGGCGGCGATTGGTGGTCAGGTGATCGCGCGTACCACGGTTAAGGCGCTGCGCAAAAACGTAACCGCGAAGTGTTACGGTGGTGACGTGACCCGTAAGAAAAAGCTGCTGGAAAAGCAGAAAGCCGGTAAACGCCGCATGAAGCAACTTGGCCGGGTAGAAGTGCCCCAGGATGCCTTCCTGGCGGTGCTGAAGGTAGACAACTGA
- the lepB gene encoding signal peptidase I, which translates to MDINFPLILLLLVVVTGVIWLLDLLLLAPGRKARADKGQQVEEPVVVEYAKSFFPVLAIVFVLRSFIVEPFQIPSASMDPTLQVGDFILVNKYAYGLRLPVSRTKVVDIGEPKRGDVMVFFPPHANETYYIKRVIGLPGDEIRLVNNQLFINGKPAPQELIQALPPGNPQKEFLWEEIDGHRHLMAKQVVPTQYGNVRTVVVPEGHYFMMGDNRDNSLDSRKWGFVPEKDIVGKAFAIWMHWDKLLSLPSFERVGGIE; encoded by the coding sequence ATGGATATCAATTTCCCCCTTATTTTGCTGTTGCTGGTGGTGGTGACAGGGGTTATCTGGCTGCTTGATCTGTTGCTGCTTGCTCCGGGGCGCAAGGCCCGCGCGGATAAAGGGCAGCAGGTTGAAGAACCGGTGGTGGTGGAATACGCCAAGTCTTTCTTTCCGGTACTGGCCATTGTCTTTGTGTTGCGCTCTTTTATCGTCGAGCCCTTCCAGATTCCGTCGGCCTCTATGGACCCCACCCTGCAGGTTGGGGATTTCATCCTCGTCAACAAATACGCCTATGGGCTGCGCCTGCCAGTATCCCGCACCAAAGTGGTGGATATCGGTGAACCCAAGCGTGGCGACGTGATGGTGTTCTTTCCGCCGCACGCCAATGAAACCTATTACATCAAGCGCGTGATCGGCTTGCCGGGTGATGAGATCCGGCTGGTCAACAACCAGCTGTTTATTAATGGCAAGCCGGCACCCCAAGAGCTGATCCAGGCGCTGCCCCCGGGTAACCCGCAGAAAGAGTTCCTGTGGGAGGAAATCGATGGTCATCGCCACCTGATGGCGAAACAGGTGGTGCCGACGCAATACGGCAATGTACGCACCGTGGTGGTGCCCGAGGGGCACTACTTCATGATGGGGGACAACCGGGATAACAGTCTCGATAGCCGCAAGTGGGGCTTCGTACCGGAGAAAGACATTGTCGGCAAGGCCTTTGCAATCTGGATGCATTGGGACAAACTATTGAGCCTGCCCAGCTTTGAGCGGGTGGGCGGCATCGAGTAG
- a CDS encoding DUF4845 domain-containing protein, producing the protein MALQQHTPFAGQRGMSYWGWLFVIAVFGFGLTIVSKMGPAYVDAHFVEEGLVTLSKQSGIREMSNSEIKRELDRFFTINNVRGEPAQSVKIIRGADSTLVSINYELRQPLLHNVDVVMKFDKQLNTAKPELCCEPLVDLEQFRKRDEY; encoded by the coding sequence ATGGCTTTACAACAACATACACCGTTCGCCGGACAGCGGGGCATGAGTTACTGGGGCTGGCTGTTTGTCATTGCGGTATTCGGGTTTGGCCTGACCATCGTGTCCAAAATGGGGCCAGCTTATGTGGACGCGCACTTCGTGGAAGAGGGTCTGGTAACCCTGTCCAAGCAAAGCGGCATCCGTGAGATGAGTAATAGCGAAATCAAGCGCGAGCTGGATCGCTTCTTTACCATCAACAATGTGCGTGGTGAGCCAGCACAATCGGTAAAAATTATCCGCGGTGCAGACAGCACCCTGGTAAGCATCAACTACGAACTGCGTCAGCCGCTGCTCCACAACGTGGATGTGGTGATGAAGTTCGACAAACAACTGAATACTGCCAAGCCCGAGCTCTGCTGTGAGCCTCTGGTGGATCTTGAGCAGTTTCGCAAGCGAGACGAATACTGA
- the rnc gene encoding ribonuclease III produces MTDDLHLQRLGNRLGYQFARADLLTLALTHRSHGSRNNERLEFLGDSILGFTISAALFEQFPEGREGQMSRLRAQLVSGETLAKLARELELGECLRLGEGEMKSGGHRRASILADAVEAIIGAIYLDAGLEAARERVLAWFAPRLQNLSLETAKDPKTRLQEWLQARQKPLPDYQVVDVVGEEHSQQFVVECRVDGLNQPVRGTAGNRRAAEKAAASEAYTRLTGQS; encoded by the coding sequence GTGACCGACGACCTCCACCTGCAACGACTTGGCAACCGCCTCGGGTATCAGTTTGCCCGGGCGGACTTGCTCACCCTGGCCCTGACCCATCGCTCCCACGGCAGCCGCAACAACGAACGGCTGGAATTCCTCGGCGACTCCATTCTCGGGTTTACCATCAGTGCGGCCCTGTTCGAACAGTTTCCCGAAGGGCGTGAAGGCCAGATGAGCCGTCTTCGCGCGCAGCTGGTAAGCGGTGAGACCCTTGCCAAACTGGCACGCGAACTGGAGCTGGGGGAGTGCCTGCGGCTCGGCGAAGGGGAAATGAAAAGCGGTGGCCACCGCCGCGCGTCCATTCTGGCGGATGCGGTAGAGGCCATTATTGGTGCCATTTACCTGGATGCGGGGCTGGAAGCCGCGCGCGAGCGGGTACTGGCCTGGTTTGCCCCGCGTTTACAGAACCTCTCGCTGGAAACCGCCAAGGACCCCAAGACGCGACTGCAGGAATGGCTGCAGGCGCGGCAGAAGCCGCTACCCGACTACCAGGTAGTCGATGTGGTCGGTGAGGAGCACTCTCAGCAGTTTGTGGTGGAATGCCGCGTCGATGGACTCAACCAGCCGGTGCGCGGTACCGCCGGTAATCGACGGGCAGCGGAGAAGGCCGCCGCCAGCGAAGCCTACACCCGACTGACCGGGCAATCCTGA